In a genomic window of Sporosarcina trichiuri:
- a CDS encoding ABC transporter permease, with the protein MKKRYLFTALIALSLLSLFVGVSHISPKDLLDFKSEETEIFLISRLPRLLAIILAGAGMSITGLIMQQLSRNKFVSPTTAGTLDAAKLGILVSMLLFTNASTIEKMLVAFAFALGGTLLFMKILDQVKFKDAIFIPLVGLMFGNILSSITTFFAYKANVIQNMASWLQGDFSLIMKGRYELLYISIPVLIITYFYANRFTVAGMGEDFSKNLGLAYRRIVNIGLILVALITTTVVLTVGVIPFLGLIIPNIVSIIKGDNLERTLPHTAMLGAIFLLICDILGRVIIFPYEISISLMVGVIGSAIFLYMLFRRRAYA; encoded by the coding sequence ATGAAGAAACGTTATTTATTCACAGCGCTGATAGCCCTGTCGCTGCTTTCGCTATTTGTCGGCGTCAGCCATATTTCACCGAAAGACCTGCTGGACTTCAAATCAGAAGAAACTGAGATCTTCCTGATCAGCCGTCTGCCCCGGCTGCTCGCTATCATACTTGCAGGGGCCGGCATGAGTATCACCGGGCTGATCATGCAGCAGCTGAGCCGCAACAAATTTGTTTCGCCGACTACGGCGGGAACGCTCGATGCTGCCAAACTTGGAATCCTCGTATCCATGCTTCTTTTCACGAACGCATCGACCATCGAAAAGATGCTGGTCGCTTTCGCATTTGCGCTCGGCGGCACGCTGCTGTTCATGAAAATACTGGATCAGGTCAAATTCAAAGATGCAATTTTCATCCCTCTTGTCGGCCTGATGTTCGGGAACATCCTATCATCGATCACGACATTCTTCGCCTATAAAGCGAATGTGATCCAGAACATGGCTTCCTGGCTGCAAGGAGACTTTTCACTGATCATGAAAGGCCGGTATGAATTGCTGTACATAAGTATCCCCGTCCTCATCATCACCTATTTCTATGCGAACCGGTTCACTGTTGCCGGGATGGGTGAAGACTTTTCGAAAAACCTGGGGCTTGCTTATCGGAGGATCGTCAATATTGGACTGATATTGGTCGCTCTCATTACAACCACTGTTGTCTTGACGGTAGGGGTCATTCCGTTTCTCGGCCTGATCATCCCGAATATTGTATCGATCATCAAAGGGGACAATCTGGAAAGGACACTTCCGCACACGGCCATGCTCGGTGCCATCTTCCTGCTGATCTGTGACATTCTTGGCCGGGTCATCATTTTCCCGTACGAAATCTCGATCAGTCTGATGGTCGGTGTCATCGGCAGCGCCATCTTCCTCTATATGCTGTTTAGGAGGAGAGCATATGCGTAA
- a CDS encoding phytoene/squalene synthase family protein, whose amino-acid sequence MTRTVSLQEDFRYCEQVIKRHSKSFYYAFSRLPDRKAQAVFAIYAFCRSADDSVDENTGSAAQLAALDQLASELDRFSRRQEPDHPLWRALRHVFDTYDMDLGPFYDQLKGQRMDISFTAPRTMEDVEAYSYYVAGSVGRMLLPIIASGASADCTPAAVNLGIAMQLTNILRDVGEDYRDKGRVYLPEEEMAKAGYTLEQLAEERITDRFITVWETLAVRSEMLYDQFLQYIGEFDKDSQFAVLASAQVYRRILTSVRHNKYDCFAKRNFVTRREMVRILAESIG is encoded by the coding sequence ATGACCCGTACAGTCTCCTTACAAGAGGACTTCCGTTATTGCGAGCAGGTCATCAAACGGCATTCCAAAAGTTTCTATTATGCTTTCTCACGGCTGCCCGATAGAAAGGCACAGGCTGTCTTCGCCATCTATGCATTCTGCAGATCCGCAGATGACAGTGTAGATGAAAATACAGGCAGTGCCGCCCAGCTGGCCGCACTCGATCAGCTGGCGTCTGAACTGGACCGGTTTTCCCGGCGCCAGGAGCCGGACCATCCGCTTTGGCGTGCTCTGCGGCATGTGTTCGATACGTATGATATGGACTTGGGCCCCTTCTATGATCAGCTGAAAGGGCAGCGGATGGATATTTCATTTACAGCACCGAGAACAATGGAGGACGTGGAGGCATACAGCTATTATGTAGCCGGATCGGTCGGCAGGATGCTGTTGCCGATCATTGCATCTGGGGCCTCCGCTGATTGCACGCCAGCCGCTGTCAATCTTGGAATCGCCATGCAGCTGACCAATATTCTCCGTGATGTCGGAGAAGACTACCGTGACAAAGGGAGGGTCTATCTCCCCGAGGAAGAAATGGCGAAAGCCGGCTATACACTCGAACAGCTTGCGGAAGAGCGGATTACCGACCGTTTCATAACAGTATGGGAAACACTCGCAGTCCGTTCCGAGATGTTATATGATCAGTTTTTGCAATATATCGGCGAGTTCGACAAAGACAGCCAGTTTGCGGTACTTGCCTCTGCACAGGTGTACCGGAGAATCCTGACAAGCGTGCGGCATAATAAGTATGACTGCTTTGCAAAGCGCAACTTTGTCACCCGGCGCGAAATGGTCAGGATTTTGGCTGAGTCGATCGGATGA
- a CDS encoding iron chelate uptake ABC transporter family permease subunit: protein MRNRTKFIILIVLAALFSGLYLFQGLNGSYDYALPRRGIKVLAMALTGVAIAYSTVIFQTITHNRILTPSIMGLDSLYILLQTVLIFFLGSTHVTLVNKQVNFVLSVGAMVVFALLLYQFLFKAGKRPIYFLLLVGIIVGTFFQSISTFLQVLIDPNEFLRVQDKSFASFNNINGDLVWWALGVLVAALIIGARKFNELDVLSLGRDTAINLGVNHDKIVKMMLILSSVLIAVSTALVGPITFFGLIVANLSYQFFKTYKHSVLVAGASVMSIIALVGGQWVVERIFTFSTTLSVIINFVGGAYFIYLLLKESRSA, encoded by the coding sequence ATGCGTAACCGTACAAAGTTCATCATCCTGATTGTTCTGGCCGCCCTCTTTTCAGGACTGTATCTGTTCCAGGGGCTGAATGGGAGCTATGATTACGCACTGCCGCGCAGAGGTATCAAAGTGTTGGCGATGGCACTGACAGGTGTCGCGATCGCCTACTCGACGGTCATCTTCCAGACGATCACCCATAACCGGATCCTGACGCCGAGTATCATGGGACTCGATTCCCTGTATATCCTGCTGCAGACGGTCCTGATTTTCTTCCTGGGATCCACCCATGTGACGCTCGTCAATAAGCAGGTGAACTTCGTCCTGTCCGTCGGCGCCATGGTCGTGTTCGCACTGCTGCTGTACCAGTTCCTGTTCAAGGCGGGAAAGCGGCCGATCTACTTCCTGCTGCTTGTCGGCATCATCGTCGGTACATTTTTCCAAAGCATCTCGACATTCTTGCAGGTGCTGATCGATCCGAACGAATTCCTGCGGGTCCAGGATAAGTCATTCGCAAGCTTCAACAACATTAACGGAGACCTCGTCTGGTGGGCGCTCGGCGTCCTGGTCGCTGCGCTGATCATCGGTGCAAGGAAGTTCAATGAGCTCGATGTCCTGTCACTCGGCCGGGACACGGCCATCAACCTCGGGGTGAATCACGATAAAATCGTCAAAATGATGCTCATCCTGTCGTCCGTCCTGATTGCGGTCTCCACAGCTCTGGTCGGACCGATCACATTCTTCGGTCTGATCGTCGCCAACTTGTCGTACCAGTTTTTCAAGACATACAAGCATTCGGTATTGGTGGCGGGTGCGTCTGTCATGAGTATCATTGCATTGGTCGGCGGGCAATGGGTCGTTGAGCGGATCTTCACGTTCTCGACAACGCTCAGTGTCATCATCAACTTCGTCGGCGGTGCGTATTTCATCTACTTACTATTGAAGGAGAGTCGATCTGCATGA
- a CDS encoding MFS transporter: protein MAHTIAHSSNKKQNAKPVSRNKLLVISGTGWMFDAMDVGILSFVVAAIAVEWNLSPSAIGWVGSVNSLGMMVGAILFGMLADRIGRKQVFMVTLLLFSLASGLSALTTTLTAFLILRFFVGAGLGGELPVASTLVSESVEAKERGRIVVLLESFWAAGWLIAALIAYFVIPSFGWRTALIITALPAFYALYLRRNLPDSPKFQEEGVRQQSFLQKTAALWAKPYRKRTLMLWVVWFMVVFSYYGMFLWLPSVMVLKGFAMIKTFGYVLIMTLAQLPGYFSAAWLIERAGRKFVLSVYLIGTAASALAFGSADSLAMLMLFGALLSFFNLGAWGALYAYSPEQYPTAIRGTGAGMAAGIGRIGGIFGPLLVGSLLTAGYGFGVIFGIFCGAILIGVLAVVFLGTETSQMELE, encoded by the coding sequence ATGGCGCATACGATCGCTCATTCATCAAACAAGAAACAGAATGCAAAACCAGTATCACGGAACAAACTGCTCGTCATATCAGGGACAGGCTGGATGTTCGACGCAATGGATGTCGGAATCCTGTCCTTCGTCGTAGCGGCCATAGCGGTGGAATGGAACTTATCCCCGTCGGCTATCGGCTGGGTCGGGAGTGTCAACTCTCTCGGAATGATGGTTGGGGCAATCCTGTTCGGCATGCTCGCGGACCGCATCGGAAGAAAGCAAGTTTTTATGGTGACGTTGCTGTTGTTCTCATTGGCCAGCGGCCTGTCCGCGCTGACGACGACACTCACGGCGTTCCTGATTCTCCGCTTCTTCGTAGGCGCAGGGCTTGGCGGGGAACTTCCTGTCGCCTCCACACTCGTCTCGGAAAGCGTGGAGGCGAAAGAGCGGGGGCGCATAGTTGTGCTGCTGGAAAGTTTCTGGGCTGCCGGATGGCTCATCGCGGCATTGATCGCCTACTTCGTGATCCCGTCCTTCGGCTGGCGGACTGCACTGATCATCACTGCCCTGCCTGCATTTTACGCACTATACTTGCGCCGGAACCTGCCGGATTCACCTAAGTTCCAAGAAGAAGGGGTTCGGCAGCAGTCATTCCTGCAGAAAACGGCTGCTTTATGGGCGAAACCGTACCGTAAGCGGACGCTGATGCTGTGGGTCGTCTGGTTCATGGTTGTCTTTTCGTACTACGGCATGTTCCTCTGGCTGCCGAGTGTGATGGTGCTGAAAGGGTTCGCGATGATCAAAACGTTCGGCTACGTCCTGATCATGACCCTTGCCCAGCTCCCGGGGTATTTCTCAGCGGCCTGGCTCATCGAGCGGGCAGGACGGAAGTTCGTCCTGTCTGTTTACCTGATCGGGACCGCAGCCAGTGCGCTTGCATTTGGAAGTGCCGATTCGCTTGCGATGCTGATGCTGTTTGGAGCGCTGCTGTCCTTCTTCAACCTCGGCGCATGGGGAGCGTTGTACGCCTATTCACCGGAGCAGTATCCGACGGCCATACGCGGTACAGGAGCAGGTATGGCCGCCGGCATCGGCCGGATCGGCGGGATTTTCGGCCCGTTGCTCGTCGGCTCCCTGTTGACGGCGGGATATGGGTTCGGCGTGATTTTCGGTATTTTCTGCGGGGCCATCCTGATCGGGGTGCTCGCAGTTGTATTTCTCGGAACGGAAACGAGTCAGATGGAATTGGAATGA
- a CDS encoding DUF6612 family protein codes for MKNLLKGTAATLLALTLAACGSDDTPKTESGASAETGAKTESAETNGNQMTTKEVYQKAVDASETIESLHGQITIDQNMKVVDDDSMRAKNKISLDMDVITDPMKLHQVMKMDGGPDAAATMEMYAQDGELYLQTDDMEGQWMSIPADMHDEILDGLDSSNAMLELSLFQEFDDKFTMEEKEDQYVMHFSAAGEEFSDLLKELMEQDTAEATDGEVGDIDVKKIELTVYLDKETYYTDSYDLKLDAIMDIEGYRTVVLQTVSGDVTEINEVEPFDIPEEIRTNAVSMGK; via the coding sequence ATGAAAAACTTGTTAAAAGGGACAGCAGCCACACTGTTGGCATTGACACTTGCGGCCTGCGGATCAGATGATACACCGAAGACGGAAAGCGGTGCTTCTGCAGAAACGGGCGCAAAAACGGAATCCGCAGAAACGAATGGAAATCAGATGACAACCAAGGAAGTCTATCAGAAAGCGGTCGATGCGTCGGAGACGATCGAAAGCCTTCACGGACAGATCACGATCGATCAGAACATGAAAGTCGTGGATGATGACTCCATGCGTGCGAAAAATAAGATCTCACTCGATATGGACGTCATCACGGACCCTATGAAACTCCACCAGGTCATGAAAATGGACGGCGGCCCCGACGCAGCTGCGACGATGGAAATGTATGCGCAGGACGGTGAACTGTATCTGCAGACGGATGATATGGAAGGGCAGTGGATGAGCATCCCCGCAGACATGCACGATGAAATACTTGATGGACTGGACAGCTCCAACGCCATGCTTGAACTGAGTCTTTTCCAGGAGTTCGACGATAAGTTCACGATGGAGGAAAAAGAGGATCAGTATGTGATGCACTTCTCGGCCGCGGGCGAGGAATTCAGCGATCTGCTGAAAGAGCTGATGGAACAGGACACTGCAGAAGCGACTGATGGAGAAGTCGGGGATATCGATGTGAAAAAGATTGAACTGACTGTGTATCTCGACAAAGAGACGTATTATACAGATTCGTATGATCTGAAACTTGATGCAATCATGGATATCGAGGGGTACCGGACGGTCGTCCTCCAGACGGTATCCGGTGATGTAACGGAAATCAATGAAGTGGAGCCGTTTGACATACCGGAGGAGATCCGTACTAATGCCGTGTCGATGGGTAAATGA
- a CDS encoding FapA family protein yields MGKAVTVRGKTVEEAVEAALEILGLELQDVRIHVSRTADTGTSPGALRFAEVVVTPVQYKMPDALEWNGEPPSTGIRIISGRVEVRSGDSGGQLSIEAGQGVQVIVNGQKTEGTAPVSERDAVYIRTIDELTRAQLSITIREHGALASLSVIPGRKLTRSVKDAPFTRHLKAEADEFQETVNDLSQQMIRDACDQLGITAVLDKRVLWESCETDVPYEAIIARGIFPKPGLDGDVEIQIDMDGKSLTEYDKVDYREKPVVQLVEEGQLVAAVLPPIPGQPGMDVFGNIIPAEDGKAANIRLGRNVTRTGSHIFAACAGKLLIDRENGSISIDIADTLTMQEVDLASGNVRFDGDVAVRGSVSQGCVVEAAGRIEIGRDVRKAEVKAEKAVHIGGHVSSSRIAAGQQMTDDRVYAESLRSILPMLGTMGDLTKAAAVLRQSSAAAINGGELKKILRVLLGDRYPLFRDRLQSFLTLKSDNASEEWGDLQTTLYNFFINTMHAGIKEGNEFLALIESAERLYEMFQPDPVCQAAELTLSYAVNSMLCCSGAIRITGQGLAQCEVHAKTDIISDGVCRGGELTGERSVSIRECGSKRGVPTVIRTNAHGSIVIGIAHPETILYVGEQSYRVTELQLGITAKMEDGVLRIR; encoded by the coding sequence ATGGGAAAAGCGGTTACAGTGCGGGGGAAGACAGTCGAGGAGGCGGTGGAAGCAGCTCTGGAAATACTCGGGCTCGAGCTTCAGGATGTCCGGATCCATGTCAGCCGGACAGCGGATACGGGTACATCACCCGGTGCGCTGCGTTTTGCCGAGGTCGTCGTCACGCCCGTGCAGTACAAAATGCCGGATGCATTGGAATGGAACGGTGAACCGCCCTCCACAGGTATCCGGATCATTTCCGGCAGAGTGGAGGTCCGCTCCGGAGATAGCGGAGGACAGCTGTCCATAGAGGCGGGACAAGGTGTACAAGTAATTGTGAACGGGCAAAAAACAGAAGGCACAGCACCTGTATCTGAGCGGGATGCCGTATATATCCGGACAATCGACGAACTGACCCGAGCTCAGCTGTCGATCACCATCCGTGAGCACGGTGCGCTCGCAAGCTTGAGTGTCATACCGGGCAGGAAACTGACACGAAGCGTGAAAGATGCACCTTTCACCCGTCATTTGAAGGCGGAGGCAGATGAATTCCAGGAGACCGTGAATGATTTGTCCCAGCAGATGATCCGGGATGCCTGCGACCAGCTCGGCATTACGGCGGTGCTGGATAAGCGGGTCCTCTGGGAATCTTGTGAGACGGACGTGCCCTATGAGGCGATCATCGCACGCGGTATCTTTCCGAAACCAGGACTGGACGGGGATGTTGAAATCCAGATCGATATGGACGGCAAATCGCTTACGGAATACGATAAAGTGGATTATCGGGAAAAGCCGGTTGTGCAGCTTGTCGAGGAAGGCCAATTGGTGGCTGCTGTATTGCCTCCTATCCCGGGACAGCCGGGAATGGATGTGTTCGGGAATATCATACCGGCTGAAGATGGCAAAGCGGCAAACATCCGATTGGGCAGGAATGTCACGCGGACAGGCAGTCACATTTTCGCGGCCTGTGCAGGCAAACTGCTGATCGATAGGGAAAACGGCAGTATTTCTATCGATATCGCCGACACATTGACAATGCAGGAAGTGGACCTTGCGAGCGGCAATGTCCGGTTCGATGGGGATGTTGCTGTGAGAGGGAGTGTCAGCCAGGGGTGCGTTGTCGAGGCTGCCGGCAGGATCGAAATCGGCAGAGACGTCCGGAAAGCTGAAGTGAAAGCTGAAAAAGCCGTCCATATCGGCGGGCATGTGTCGTCTTCCAGAATAGCGGCGGGACAGCAGATGACGGACGACAGGGTGTATGCGGAATCGCTCCGATCGATTTTGCCAATGCTTGGCACGATGGGGGACTTGACGAAAGCGGCTGCAGTGCTGCGTCAGTCGAGTGCGGCTGCTATAAACGGCGGGGAGCTGAAAAAGATTCTCAGAGTGCTGCTCGGTGACCGGTACCCGTTGTTCCGGGATCGGCTGCAGTCCTTCCTGACGCTGAAGTCCGATAACGCAAGTGAGGAATGGGGCGATCTCCAAACGACCTTGTATAACTTTTTCATCAATACCATGCATGCTGGCATAAAGGAAGGTAACGAGTTCCTGGCGCTCATCGAGTCGGCGGAGCGGCTATATGAAATGTTCCAGCCCGATCCGGTCTGCCAGGCTGCGGAACTGACGCTGTCGTACGCTGTAAACAGTATGCTGTGCTGCTCAGGGGCAATCCGGATCACCGGGCAGGGGCTGGCCCAATGTGAAGTCCATGCAAAAACGGATATCATATCCGACGGGGTCTGCCGGGGAGGCGAACTGACAGGTGAGCGGTCCGTGTCGATCCGGGAGTGCGGTTCGAAGAGAGGTGTCCCGACAGTCATCCGCACGAACGCGCACGGGTCGATTGTCATCGGCATCGCCCATCCGGAAACTATCCTGTACGTCGGCGAGCAGTCGTACCGGGTGACGGAACTGCAGCTCGGTATTACAGCGAAGATGGAAGACGGAGTACTGCGGATCCGCTGA
- a CDS encoding phytoene desaturase family protein: MRKSVTVIGAGVAGLASACRLQHAGYDVTLYEKESLPGGKMHRIRQDGYQFDLGPTIVMMPELYREVFQVCGVDPDDYIPMQRLDPMYSVFFGDRAEDHYEISSDLIELTKTLETFGDKDAQGFFEYLQVIYKRFLVAKEHFLQKPFRKPSDFYNPSMIRQGLKLKTFDNADAFISKYIKSERLKQMISFQTLYIGVSPYSGPSLYTMIPMIEFLYGVWFIKGGMYTMAQSLERLFKELGGTVHYNSSVDEILIEDGMATGIRIGTDVIPSDFVMCNADFPYAMKNLVKEPKAKGKYTDEKIDSMDYSCSCFLMYLGMDRKYDDVKNAHNFIFNEELERNLNDIFTGKRLEKASFYVYIGSKLDDSLAPEGKDGLYILVPVSDKSCCEYKWDDGTIRHYREYVLEALEKVPGFEGVRDDIVSESYMTPDDFEQRFNAYHGATFGLQPTLAQSNHMRPQSKATHCENLYFTGSSTHPGAGVPIVLLSARIATEELLHDDRGILFHTR; the protein is encoded by the coding sequence ATGAGGAAGAGTGTGACAGTGATCGGTGCGGGGGTGGCCGGTCTCGCTAGCGCATGCCGGCTGCAGCATGCAGGATACGATGTAACATTATACGAGAAGGAATCTTTACCCGGCGGCAAGATGCACCGGATTCGGCAGGACGGCTACCAATTCGATCTCGGCCCGACCATTGTCATGATGCCCGAACTGTACAGGGAAGTATTTCAGGTGTGCGGCGTCGACCCGGATGACTATATCCCGATGCAGCGGCTCGACCCGATGTACAGTGTCTTTTTCGGGGACCGCGCCGAGGACCATTATGAAATCAGCTCGGACCTGATCGAACTGACAAAGACATTGGAAACGTTCGGCGATAAGGACGCACAGGGATTCTTCGAGTACCTGCAGGTCATCTACAAACGGTTCCTGGTCGCCAAGGAGCACTTCCTGCAGAAACCTTTCCGGAAACCATCCGACTTCTATAATCCATCCATGATCCGGCAGGGACTGAAGCTGAAGACGTTCGATAATGCGGATGCGTTCATCAGCAAATATATCAAAAGCGAGCGCCTGAAGCAGATGATCAGTTTCCAGACGCTCTATATCGGTGTCTCCCCCTACAGCGGGCCGTCCCTGTATACGATGATTCCGATGATCGAGTTCCTCTATGGTGTGTGGTTCATCAAAGGCGGCATGTATACGATGGCCCAGTCACTGGAGAGGCTGTTCAAAGAACTCGGCGGAACGGTCCATTACAATTCATCGGTTGATGAAATCCTCATCGAGGACGGCATGGCAACGGGTATCCGGATCGGCACGGACGTGATCCCTTCGGACTTTGTCATGTGCAACGCCGACTTTCCATACGCCATGAAGAACCTGGTGAAGGAGCCAAAAGCGAAAGGGAAATACACGGATGAAAAAATCGACAGTATGGACTATTCGTGTTCCTGCTTCCTGATGTACCTCGGCATGGATCGGAAATACGACGACGTGAAAAATGCCCATAACTTCATCTTCAACGAGGAGCTGGAACGCAATTTGAATGACATCTTCACCGGAAAACGCCTCGAGAAGGCTTCGTTCTATGTCTACATCGGCTCTAAGCTTGATGACAGCCTGGCGCCGGAAGGGAAAGATGGTCTCTACATCCTTGTCCCGGTGTCCGACAAATCATGCTGTGAGTATAAGTGGGATGACGGGACGATCCGCCACTACAGGGAGTATGTACTGGAAGCTCTTGAAAAAGTACCGGGTTTTGAAGGTGTACGGGACGATATCGTTTCCGAATCCTATATGACGCCGGATGATTTCGAACAGCGTTTCAATGCGTATCACGGTGCTACATTCGGCCTGCAGCCGACTCTTGCGCAGAGTAACCATATGCGTCCGCAAAGCAAGGCGACCCATTGCGAGAACCTTTATTTCACCGGAAGCAGCACACACCCTGGTGCAGGTGTCCCGATCGTCCTGCTGTCCGCCCGGATCGCCACGGAAGAATTATTGCATGATGACAGAGGGATTCTGTTCCATACACGATGA
- a CDS encoding iron ABC transporter ATP-binding protein has product MIQVRELTKSYGSKAVVEKVSVDIHPGKITSFIGPNGAGKSTLLSMVSRLLDADTGEVLVDNDNVKKMKSNDFSKRVSILKQSNFMNVRLTIRELVSFGRFPYSKGRLTADDIQIVNQALDYMDLMSMQHQYLEELSGGQKQRAFIAMVIAQDTDYILLDEPLNNLDMKHSVQIMKILRRLVDELGKTVVIVLHDINFASVYSDRIVALKQGRVVKDGPTNEIINSESLREIYDMDIPIQQMNNCRICVYFNS; this is encoded by the coding sequence ATGATCCAAGTTCGGGAATTGACAAAGTCATACGGCAGCAAAGCAGTCGTGGAGAAGGTGAGTGTCGACATCCATCCGGGTAAGATCACGTCCTTCATCGGACCGAACGGTGCAGGGAAATCGACGCTGCTTTCAATGGTGAGCCGCCTGCTGGATGCAGATACAGGTGAAGTGCTCGTCGATAACGATAACGTCAAAAAGATGAAGTCCAATGACTTCTCGAAACGGGTTTCCATCTTGAAGCAATCGAATTTCATGAATGTCCGGCTGACGATCCGTGAGCTCGTATCATTCGGACGGTTTCCGTACTCGAAAGGACGTCTGACGGCTGACGACATCCAGATCGTCAACCAGGCGCTCGACTATATGGATCTGATGAGCATGCAGCACCAGTACTTGGAAGAGCTGTCGGGCGGTCAGAAACAGCGGGCGTTCATCGCCATGGTCATCGCGCAGGACACGGATTACATCCTGCTCGATGAGCCGCTGAACAACTTGGATATGAAACATTCCGTGCAGATCATGAAGATTCTGCGCCGGCTCGTCGATGAGCTCGGCAAGACGGTCGTCATCGTTCTGCACGATATCAACTTCGCCTCCGTTTACTCCGACCGGATCGTTGCTCTGAAGCAGGGACGTGTCGTGAAAGACGGACCGACGAACGAAATCATCAATTCGGAATCACTCCGGGAGATTTACGACATGGATATCCCGATCCAGCAGATGAACAATTGCCGCATCTGCGTCTACTTCAACTCATAA
- a CDS encoding siderophore ABC transporter substrate-binding protein, whose product MKKIPVFLLAFALMLVLAACGSEKDEQKPEASNAGADDETASSEETKTEEMTFKHELGEATLEGTPETVAVFDFGVLDTLDELGIEVAGVPQATMPAYLEKYAGSDYTNLGSLKEPDFEALHAMKPDVIFISGRQADLYDDFSEIAPTIYVGIDYTNYMDSFKHNMDVIAQVFDKKDEMEKELADVDQQIADIQSKTAESDSKALITLATEGKVSAYGPSSRFGIIHDVFGFKAADEGIEASTHGQNITFEYILETNPDVLFVIDRDAAIGKGANAKNTIENDLVKKTNAFTNDKIVYLDGEYWYLSGGGLKSMKEMIKEVEAGL is encoded by the coding sequence ATGAAAAAAATTCCCGTATTCCTGCTGGCGTTTGCATTAATGCTTGTCCTTGCTGCATGCGGTTCTGAAAAAGACGAGCAAAAGCCGGAAGCATCGAACGCAGGAGCAGATGATGAAACAGCGAGCAGTGAAGAGACGAAGACAGAAGAAATGACTTTCAAGCATGAACTTGGCGAAGCGACATTGGAAGGGACACCGGAAACAGTAGCGGTCTTCGACTTCGGTGTGCTGGATACGCTGGATGAACTGGGAATCGAAGTGGCAGGCGTGCCGCAAGCGACAATGCCTGCGTATCTTGAAAAATATGCCGGTTCGGATTACACGAACCTCGGCAGCCTGAAAGAGCCTGATTTCGAAGCATTGCACGCTATGAAGCCGGACGTGATCTTCATTTCCGGACGCCAGGCGGATCTGTATGATGACTTCAGCGAAATCGCGCCGACGATCTACGTGGGAATCGACTACACGAACTACATGGATTCATTCAAGCATAACATGGACGTCATCGCCCAAGTGTTCGATAAGAAAGACGAAATGGAAAAGGAATTGGCGGACGTCGATCAGCAGATCGCCGACATCCAGTCGAAGACAGCTGAATCCGACAGCAAAGCACTGATCACCCTTGCGACTGAAGGAAAAGTCAGTGCATACGGACCAAGCTCCCGTTTCGGTATCATCCATGACGTGTTCGGTTTCAAAGCGGCTGACGAAGGAATCGAAGCGTCGACACACGGTCAGAACATCACATTCGAGTACATTCTGGAAACCAATCCGGATGTCCTGTTCGTCATCGACCGCGATGCTGCCATCGGTAAAGGCGCAAATGCGAAGAACACAATCGAGAATGACCTCGTGAAGAAAACGAACGCATTCACGAACGACAAGATCGTCTACTTGGACGGGGAGTATTGGTACTTGTCAGGCGGCGGTCTGAAGTCCATGAAAGAAATGATCAAAGAAGTCGAAGCAGGACTATAA